From a region of the Leptospira kmetyi serovar Malaysia str. Bejo-Iso9 genome:
- the hslV gene encoding ATP-dependent protease subunit HslV, with the protein MPENKIRSTTILCVRKNGKVAIGGDGQVSMGNTVMKNTAKKVRRLYDGKILSGFAGSAADAFTLFELFEKKVQEFGGSLSRSAVELAREWRTDRMLRRLEALLIVADKEESFLISGTGDVISPDEGVIAIGSGGNYALAAAQALYNHTNLSAKEIVESSMKIAAEICIYTNDHITIEEIL; encoded by the coding sequence ATGCCAGAAAATAAAATTCGTTCCACAACAATTCTTTGTGTACGCAAAAACGGAAAAGTAGCCATCGGAGGAGACGGACAAGTTTCCATGGGAAACACCGTCATGAAAAATACGGCGAAAAAAGTAAGAAGGCTTTACGACGGTAAAATTCTTTCCGGCTTTGCGGGCTCTGCGGCGGACGCGTTTACTCTGTTCGAACTTTTCGAAAAAAAGGTTCAGGAATTCGGAGGAAGTCTTTCCAGAAGCGCGGTGGAACTTGCAAGAGAATGGAGAACGGACAGAATGCTTCGACGACTCGAAGCGTTGTTGATCGTCGCGGACAAGGAAGAATCTTTTTTGATCTCGGGAACCGGGGACGTAATTTCTCCGGACGAAGGTGTGATCGCGATCGGTTCCGGCGGAAACTACGCATTAGCCGCCGCGCAAGCCCTTTACAATCACACGAATCTTTCGGCAAAAGAAATCGTGGAATCCTCGATGAAAATCGCGGCGGAGATTTGCATTTATACGAACGATCATATCACGATAGAAGAAATTCTTTAA
- the pth gene encoding aminoacyl-tRNA hydrolase yields the protein MANLKLLLVGIGNPGQKYVHNRHNIGFVILDAFLDSSSGGVYQTNSKYSLARTDEDGITLFYLKPLEFMNLSGKAVAEIAKKNGIVPENILVIHDEIDFEFGKLKLKGGGGHAGHNGLRDIVEKLGTNTFFRLRFGVGKPSTASEVPDYVLSNFRPEEREKIPELVKLSLQKISDWIRERKNGFQKLSDK from the coding sequence ATGGCAAACCTAAAACTTTTATTGGTGGGAATCGGAAATCCCGGCCAGAAATACGTACACAACCGGCATAACATCGGTTTTGTGATCCTCGACGCGTTTTTAGATTCTTCTTCCGGAGGCGTTTATCAAACGAACTCCAAGTATTCCCTTGCGAGAACGGACGAGGACGGAATCACTCTCTTTTATCTGAAACCTCTCGAGTTTATGAATCTTTCCGGAAAGGCCGTTGCGGAAATCGCAAAGAAGAACGGAATTGTTCCCGAAAACATTTTGGTCATCCACGACGAAATCGATTTTGAATTCGGAAAATTGAAACTCAAAGGCGGCGGCGGGCACGCGGGTCACAACGGTCTCAGAGACATCGTCGAAAAACTCGGAACCAATACATTCTTCCGTTTGCGATTCGGAGTCGGAAAACCTTCGACAGCATCGGAAGTTCCCGATTATGTACTCTCCAATTTTCGTCCCGAAGAACGAGAAAAAATTCCCGAGCTGGTCAAGTTGTCTTTGCAAAAAATCTCCGATTGGATCCGAGAAAGGAAAAACGGATTTCAGAAACTCTCCGATAAATAA
- a CDS encoding phosphatase domain-containing protein, translating to MSEQPESKTETAKLVDKKRIAICGGTLGRENRYYVRGQVVDAGITEEMRDDSRWDLMNGLFEGQETEITPFLDYGLEPVRKPILVAEIWDESDNLVHQSPEIKGDDGGFFFHEFTKPLSPGKYTFRIHFRRLDSYRQFTKDIAYLNQKGKSEISGQSLIGKGKLRILPENFDGYVTTSDIDQTYLATDIHSNKGKLSTLFETPQQKLPLPGMPALYREIRMATDDSPLCFISASPHFFRRTLLTTIRNHSIVTESLHLKYLEGTIKGIVEKFWDSVTHPTKFITDGILGSVERIRKFAGASFQSLFDQMSYKLTILLRDRLYLPTNAKEILIGDNTESDYLIFILYQYILCGKMKGKELEEYLYRLNFLGRDAITRDAAKTIQELGDENRKIHGDVNSVSLVLINKTSQGPDEEEMHWNVQSALPAGIDPFKQKEVHPYILTEGAPGFAVVLQDNGILDTSAVFRIVAEMAGEWMEGKVIDSVALMDWIRNLTLPGDYQDEKDLILEGLKKALEKEEIS from the coding sequence TTGAGCGAACAACCAGAATCCAAAACGGAAACGGCAAAGTTAGTGGATAAAAAACGAATCGCGATCTGCGGGGGAACCCTCGGCCGCGAGAATCGGTATTACGTTCGGGGTCAGGTTGTGGACGCGGGAATCACGGAGGAGATGCGGGACGATTCTCGCTGGGATTTGATGAACGGACTTTTCGAAGGTCAGGAAACGGAAATCACCCCGTTTTTGGATTACGGTTTAGAACCGGTTCGAAAACCCATTTTGGTCGCGGAAATCTGGGACGAATCGGACAATCTCGTCCATCAATCTCCCGAAATCAAAGGAGACGACGGAGGATTTTTCTTTCACGAATTCACGAAACCTTTGAGTCCCGGAAAGTATACGTTTCGCATTCATTTTAGAAGATTGGATTCCTACAGACAATTCACAAAGGATATCGCGTATCTCAATCAAAAAGGAAAGAGCGAAATTTCCGGTCAATCCCTGATCGGAAAAGGCAAACTCCGAATTCTTCCCGAAAACTTCGACGGTTACGTTACAACCTCGGACATCGATCAAACGTATTTGGCGACGGACATTCATTCGAACAAGGGGAAACTTTCCACGTTATTCGAAACACCGCAGCAAAAACTTCCTCTTCCGGGAATGCCTGCTTTGTATCGGGAAATCCGAATGGCAACCGATGATTCTCCCCTTTGTTTTATTTCCGCAAGTCCTCATTTTTTTAGAAGAACCCTTTTGACCACGATTCGAAATCATTCCATCGTTACGGAATCTTTGCATCTCAAATATCTCGAAGGAACGATCAAAGGGATCGTGGAAAAATTTTGGGATTCGGTGACCCATCCGACGAAATTTATCACCGATGGAATTTTAGGCTCCGTGGAAAGAATCCGAAAGTTCGCGGGCGCTTCGTTTCAAAGTTTGTTCGATCAGATGAGTTATAAACTTACGATTCTTCTTCGGGATCGTTTGTATCTTCCCACGAACGCGAAGGAAATTCTGATCGGAGACAACACCGAAAGCGACTATCTCATCTTTATCCTGTATCAATACATTCTTTGCGGTAAAATGAAGGGAAAAGAACTCGAAGAATACTTGTATCGTTTGAACTTTTTAGGAAGGGACGCGATCACAAGAGACGCCGCGAAAACGATTCAGGAACTCGGGGATGAAAACCGAAAGATTCACGGAGACGTGAATTCGGTTTCCTTGGTTCTCATCAATAAAACTTCGCAAGGCCCCGATGAAGAGGAAATGCACTGGAACGTTCAGAGCGCTCTTCCCGCGGGAATCGATCCTTTCAAACAAAAAGAAGTTCATCCGTACATTCTTACTGAGGGCGCTCCCGGTTTCGCGGTCGTATTGCAGGACAATGGAATCTTGGATACTTCCGCCGTGTTTCGGATCGTCGCGGAAATGGCGGGAGAATGGATGGAAGGAAAAGTGATCGATTCCGTCGCGCTTATGGATTGGATTCGAAATTTGACTCTTCCCGGAGATTATCAGGACGAAAAGGATCTGATCCTGGAAGGTCTTAAAAAAGCCCTGGAAAAGGAAGAGATTTCTTAA
- a CDS encoding metallophosphoesterase family protein, with protein MKIVHLSDLHFPTPVPFFQLKGKMFVGYLNYNLRRKKKYPKEIWESILGFIQKTKPDAIVVSGDITNVSHEEEFRTAGKLLSELPREKVFYIPGNHDRYMKQSVGENAFYERYFSDLSGQSISHNAHYIRIKKIGDLHFVGWDSSVPLSILDAYGRIQPEVVTQTKKILTEKKIGDYVLVCHHPIWNPADRQETVHHKLLNREEVASLLKEKPPLAYLHGHVHTNWVKQPGEELPYYVVNSASSTRLSDRRHECGFHTLEIQKRNVKIQRYTYNTEQSKFTEAPLVSYSEKE; from the coding sequence ATGAAGATCGTTCACCTTTCAGACTTACACTTTCCGACCCCAGTGCCCTTCTTTCAACTCAAAGGAAAGATGTTCGTAGGCTACCTGAACTACAATCTGAGAAGAAAGAAAAAATATCCGAAAGAGATCTGGGAATCCATTCTCGGGTTTATCCAAAAAACGAAACCGGACGCGATCGTAGTATCCGGCGACATCACAAACGTATCGCACGAGGAAGAATTTAGAACCGCCGGAAAATTGTTAAGCGAACTGCCCCGCGAAAAGGTTTTTTACATTCCCGGCAACCACGATCGTTACATGAAACAGTCCGTAGGCGAAAACGCGTTTTACGAAAGATATTTTTCGGATCTTTCCGGCCAATCAATTTCGCATAACGCGCATTATATCCGAATCAAAAAAATCGGCGATCTTCATTTTGTAGGTTGGGATTCGAGCGTTCCTCTTTCGATTCTCGATGCGTACGGAAGAATTCAACCGGAAGTCGTGACGCAGACAAAAAAAATTCTCACGGAGAAAAAAATCGGCGATTACGTTTTGGTTTGTCATCATCCGATTTGGAATCCCGCGGACAGACAGGAAACGGTTCATCATAAACTTCTCAATCGGGAAGAGGTGGCTTCTCTCTTAAAGGAAAAACCTCCTCTTGCGTATCTACACGGGCACGTTCACACGAATTGGGTAAAACAACCCGGAGAAGAATTGCCTTATTACGTTGTGAATTCGGCGTCCAGCACAAGGCTTTCGGATCGTCGTCACGAATGCGGATTTCACACCTTGGAAATTCAAAAACGCAACGTCAAAATTCAAAGATATACTTATAATACGGAACAGTCTAAATTTACGGAAGCTCCCCTAGTTTCCTACTCGGAAAAGGAATAG
- the xerC gene encoding tyrosine recombinase XerC encodes MGDYPFRLPQFASASQNEAAEKFITYLRIEKNYSQNTLNAYSIDLKFFFDFCQKEQLDILQIEPVDIRSYFAYLAKQHGLDRRSQSRKLSSLRTFYKVLLREDLIVSNPAMQISFPKVRREIPKNFRINETEEILEFEAERTSEILDIRDRAMIEVLYSSGLRVFELVNAKLSALSKDLTILKVLGKGQKERFVYFGKEAVASLQKYLEYRNGFFPEAEEIFLNQKGKKLTTRGVRYILNERRKKMGWEKTITPHKFRHTFATDLLDAGADIRAVQELLGHSSLSTTQIYLSVSKEKIKEVYRKAHPHARK; translated from the coding sequence TTGGGCGATTATCCTTTCCGACTTCCGCAATTCGCATCCGCGTCGCAAAACGAGGCGGCTGAGAAATTCATCACTTACCTAAGAATCGAAAAGAATTATTCGCAGAATACGTTAAACGCATACAGCATCGATCTGAAATTCTTCTTCGACTTTTGTCAAAAAGAACAACTCGATATTCTTCAGATCGAACCCGTCGATATCCGTTCCTACTTCGCGTATCTCGCCAAACAACACGGACTCGACCGAAGATCTCAGAGCAGAAAATTATCCTCGCTCAGAACCTTCTACAAGGTGCTTCTCCGAGAAGATTTGATCGTTTCCAATCCCGCGATGCAGATCAGCTTTCCCAAGGTAAGAAGGGAAATTCCGAAAAATTTTAGAATCAACGAAACCGAAGAAATTTTGGAATTCGAAGCGGAAAGAACCTCGGAGATTTTGGACATCCGAGACAGGGCCATGATCGAAGTTTTATATTCTTCCGGGCTCCGCGTTTTCGAGCTTGTGAACGCGAAACTTTCAGCGCTCTCCAAGGATCTAACGATTCTCAAAGTTCTCGGAAAGGGTCAAAAGGAAAGATTCGTATACTTCGGTAAGGAAGCGGTCGCTTCTCTTCAAAAATATCTGGAGTATCGAAACGGATTTTTCCCCGAAGCCGAGGAAATTTTTCTGAATCAAAAAGGAAAGAAACTGACGACCCGGGGCGTACGTTATATTTTGAATGAAAGAAGAAAAAAAATGGGTTGGGAAAAAACGATCACACCCCATAAATTCAGACATACCTTTGCGACCGATCTTCTCGACGCGGGTGCGGATATCAGAGCGGTGCAGGAATTGCTCGGACATTCTTCCCTTTCCACGACTCAGATTTATTTGAGCGTGAGTAAGGAAAAAATCAAAGAGGTTTATAGAAAGGCCCATCCCCATGCCAGAAAATAA
- a CDS encoding lipoyl domain-containing protein yields MEPKSDIFELITPDLGDTDKIELVHWNSKLGDSIEPGQEVLELVTDKACFPMESPVKGKLTQIIKEKGSIVRKGDVLGILELFKAE; encoded by the coding sequence ATGGAACCAAAATCCGATATTTTTGAATTGATCACGCCGGACCTAGGCGATACCGATAAGATCGAACTTGTTCATTGGAATTCGAAGTTAGGTGACTCCATAGAACCCGGTCAGGAAGTATTAGAGCTCGTAACCGACAAGGCTTGCTTCCCGATGGAGTCTCCCGTCAAAGGAAAACTAACGCAAATTATAAAAGAGAAAGGATCTATCGTTCGTAAAGGCGATGTGTTGGGAATCTTAGAACTTTTCAAAGCCGAATGA
- a CDS encoding Smr/MutS family protein: MKKNSVKSGYSGAKTIYIRKLRFEEAQQKLEREIQEAFLAGETLIEIVHGIGEGILKKLAMDTIRSHDFLKEIDYSTYGISNPGSTLVEILGPDKETLKRYLR, translated from the coding sequence ATGAAAAAAAATTCCGTCAAATCAGGATATTCAGGCGCGAAAACGATCTATATCCGAAAGCTACGGTTCGAGGAAGCGCAGCAGAAACTCGAAAGGGAAATCCAGGAAGCATTTTTAGCCGGAGAAACTCTGATTGAAATCGTTCACGGAATCGGAGAAGGAATTCTTAAAAAATTGGCGATGGATACGATCCGGTCCCACGATTTTCTAAAAGAGATCGACTATTCGACATACGGAATTTCCAACCCGGGTTCCACCTTGGTCGAAATACTAGGTCCGGATAAGGAAACTCTCAAAAGGTATCTCAGATGA
- a CDS encoding PQQ-dependent sugar dehydrogenase has protein sequence MQSPLQISNVRFPFRPDWKKISIAFVLFASLAFLNGCEWIQKTLVEVLGAPDKYKSEGDPNLLQPNYSGKDATKEKIVISLKEVSAGFQQPTDIQFPPGENETFLVTEQKGTLRWGKVRKNESGILLTLNVLSEAEQGLLGLAFHPDFAKNGKLYLNYVLKVNGKDTSRVSEWIVSSPKELDKSKITSERIVMEVFQPYPNHNAGQLAFGPDGYLYVGWGDGGWKDDPKKNGQNPKTLLGSMLRIDVNSPEGGKGYSVPKDNPFIDNACCAPETFAYGFRNPWRYSFDPQGRLIVADVGQDLWEEVSIVEAGKNYGWNIKEASHCFEPKQNCSQEGLSDPIYEYGREEGQSITGGYVYSNKAISDLNGKYVFADFVSGRIWALELPEVSGQPAKKVYTLGKWPVLISSFGKDAAGKVYLSDFGSGKIYRIDPK, from the coding sequence ATGCAATCTCCATTACAAATTTCAAACGTTAGGTTTCCTTTTCGTCCCGATTGGAAAAAAATTTCCATCGCCTTCGTTCTGTTTGCGTCGCTTGCATTTTTGAACGGTTGCGAATGGATTCAAAAAACCCTCGTAGAAGTATTGGGCGCGCCCGATAAGTACAAGTCCGAAGGCGATCCGAATCTTCTCCAACCGAACTATTCGGGTAAAGACGCAACCAAGGAAAAAATAGTCATTTCTCTGAAAGAAGTTTCGGCGGGTTTTCAACAACCCACGGACATTCAATTCCCTCCGGGAGAAAACGAAACCTTTCTCGTCACGGAACAAAAAGGGACCTTACGTTGGGGCAAGGTTCGCAAAAACGAAAGCGGAATATTATTGACTTTGAATGTTCTTTCCGAAGCGGAACAAGGACTTCTCGGTCTCGCGTTTCATCCGGACTTTGCAAAGAATGGAAAACTCTATCTCAACTACGTTCTTAAGGTAAACGGAAAGGACACAAGCCGTGTGAGCGAATGGATCGTTTCTTCTCCGAAAGAATTGGATAAATCCAAAATCACGTCCGAAAGAATCGTGATGGAAGTGTTTCAACCGTATCCGAATCACAATGCGGGACAACTCGCGTTCGGACCGGACGGTTACTTGTATGTAGGTTGGGGCGACGGCGGTTGGAAGGACGATCCGAAAAAGAACGGACAAAATCCGAAAACATTACTCGGAAGTATGCTTCGGATCGACGTGAATTCTCCCGAAGGTGGAAAAGGATATTCGGTTCCGAAGGACAATCCTTTTATCGACAACGCGTGTTGCGCTCCCGAGACGTTCGCATACGGTTTTAGAAATCCGTGGAGATATAGCTTTGATCCTCAAGGAAGATTGATCGTAGCCGACGTAGGACAGGATCTTTGGGAAGAAGTAAGCATCGTAGAAGCCGGAAAAAACTACGGATGGAATATTAAAGAAGCCTCCCATTGTTTCGAACCGAAGCAGAATTGCAGCCAAGAGGGCCTTAGCGATCCGATCTATGAATACGGAAGGGAAGAAGGGCAATCGATCACGGGCGGATACGTTTACTCAAATAAGGCGATCTCTGATTTAAACGGAAAATACGTTTTTGCGGATTTCGTTTCCGGAAGAATCTGGGCTTTGGAACTTCCCGAGGTTTCCGGTCAACCCGCCAAAAAAGTTTATACGTTAGGGAAATGGCCGGTTTTGATTTCTTCTTTCGGAAAAGACGCGGCGGGAAAAGTTTACTTAAGCGATTTCGGAAGCGGCAAGATCTATCGGATCGATCCTAAATAA
- a CDS encoding DedA family protein: MTFQETLIQILNRLSETDPIFLWLFFAFSNFAENVFPPWPGDTITVFGGFLVARNLHSFGWVELVTSTLAGNLFGAWIMYRFGEVFLQWIQKKEFPFKDSLYDEESIDKTLSWFQRNSIVVVLFSRFSAGIRFFVSIVAGMVKMNPILFFGVFTGAVILWCGILIGSGFYLGSHWEDVLGFLEIYNRIIVTLIALIAILFFWHRRQKTKAAKAANSR, translated from the coding sequence ATGACTTTTCAGGAAACGCTGATCCAAATTCTCAACCGTCTTTCCGAAACGGACCCGATTTTTCTCTGGCTCTTTTTCGCCTTTTCCAACTTTGCGGAAAACGTTTTTCCTCCTTGGCCCGGAGATACGATCACCGTGTTCGGCGGTTTTCTCGTGGCGAGAAATCTACATTCTTTCGGTTGGGTGGAGCTGGTAACAAGCACCTTGGCGGGAAACTTATTCGGGGCCTGGATCATGTATCGTTTCGGAGAAGTTTTTCTGCAATGGATCCAAAAAAAGGAATTTCCGTTTAAGGATTCGCTCTACGACGAAGAATCGATCGACAAGACGTTATCCTGGTTTCAAAGAAATTCGATCGTAGTCGTTTTGTTCAGTCGGTTTTCGGCGGGAATTCGGTTTTTTGTTTCGATCGTCGCCGGAATGGTAAAGATGAATCCGATTCTTTTTTTCGGAGTGTTTACGGGAGCGGTGATTCTTTGGTGCGGAATTTTAATCGGCTCCGGTTTCTATCTCGGTTCGCATTGGGAAGACGTTCTGGGCTTTTTAGAAATTTATAATAGAATCATCGTCACTCTCATCGCGCTGATTGCGATTCTGTTTTTTTGGCACCGAAGACAAAAAACAAAAGCGGCCAAAGCCGCCAATTCTCGGTAA
- the cimA gene encoding (R)-citramalate synthase CimA: MTKTETRLEILDVTLRDGEQTRGVSFSTSEKLNIAKFLLQKLNVDRVEIASARVSKGEFETVQKIIEWAESEKLTDRIELLGFVDGNKTVDWIRDSGAKVLNLLTKGSLHHLEKQLNKTPKEFFTDVSFVIEYAIKNGLRVNVYLEDWSNGFRNSPDYVMALVEHLSKEHIERIFLPDTLGVLSPEETFQGVDSLLQKYPNLHFEFHGHNDYDLSVANSLQAIRAGVKGLHASMNGLGERAGNTPLEALITAIHDKSGAKTNVNELSITEASRLVEVFSGKRISANRPIVGEDVFTQTAGVHADGDKKGNLYANPILPERFGRKRSYALGKLAGKASISENVKQLGMVLSDVVLQKVLERVIELGDQNKLVTPEDLPFIIADVSGRTGEKVLTIKSCNIHSGIGIRPHAQIEIEYQGKVHKEISEGDGGYDAFMNALTKITNRLGISIPKLLDYEVRIPPGGKTDALVETMITWNKSFDLEEDQTFKTMGVHPDQTIAAVHATEKMLNQILQPWQT, translated from the coding sequence ATGACAAAAACAGAAACTAGATTGGAAATTTTAGACGTAACCCTGAGAGACGGAGAGCAAACCAGAGGAGTCAGCTTTTCCACTTCCGAAAAACTGAATATTGCTAAATTCTTATTACAAAAACTCAATGTGGATCGAGTCGAAATTGCATCCGCCCGCGTTTCCAAGGGAGAATTTGAAACCGTACAAAAAATCATAGAATGGGCCGAATCCGAAAAACTCACGGATCGAATCGAACTTCTGGGATTTGTGGACGGAAACAAAACCGTGGATTGGATTCGGGACAGCGGCGCAAAGGTTTTGAATCTTCTTACCAAGGGTTCTTTGCATCACTTGGAAAAACAGTTAAACAAAACTCCTAAGGAATTTTTCACGGACGTTTCCTTCGTCATCGAATACGCGATCAAAAACGGACTCAGAGTCAACGTATATCTGGAAGATTGGTCGAACGGTTTTAGAAACAGCCCCGACTACGTGATGGCCCTTGTGGAACACTTGAGCAAGGAACATATAGAAAGGATTTTTCTTCCCGACACGTTAGGCGTTCTTTCTCCCGAAGAAACGTTTCAAGGAGTGGATTCCCTTCTTCAAAAATATCCGAATCTTCATTTCGAATTTCACGGACACAACGACTACGATCTTTCCGTAGCGAATAGTCTCCAGGCGATCCGCGCCGGGGTCAAAGGACTTCACGCATCCATGAACGGTCTCGGAGAACGAGCGGGAAATACTCCGTTGGAAGCCCTCATCACCGCGATCCACGATAAATCCGGAGCGAAGACGAACGTAAACGAATTATCGATCACGGAAGCGAGTCGACTTGTGGAAGTGTTCAGCGGAAAAAGAATCTCCGCAAACAGACCGATCGTGGGAGAAGACGTGTTCACACAAACCGCGGGAGTTCACGCGGACGGGGATAAAAAAGGAAATCTGTACGCAAACCCGATTCTCCCCGAACGTTTCGGAAGAAAAAGAAGTTACGCGTTAGGCAAACTCGCGGGCAAAGCGAGCATCTCCGAAAACGTAAAACAACTCGGAATGGTGCTCAGCGACGTCGTGCTTCAAAAAGTACTCGAAAGAGTGATCGAACTCGGAGATCAGAACAAACTCGTAACTCCGGAAGATCTTCCGTTTATCATCGCAGACGTTTCCGGTAGAACCGGAGAAAAGGTTCTTACAATCAAATCTTGTAATATACATTCCGGCATCGGAATCAGACCGCACGCTCAGATCGAAATCGAATATCAGGGAAAGGTTCACAAGGAAATTTCGGAAGGAGACGGCGGATACGACGCGTTTATGAACGCTCTTACGAAAATCACGAACCGCTTGGGAATCAGCATTCCGAAACTCTTGGACTACGAGGTAAGAATTCCTCCCGGCGGAAAAACGGACGCGCTCGTGGAAACCATGATTACCTGGAACAAATCTTTCGATTTGGAAGAGGATCAGACTTTTAAAACGATGGGAGTTCACCCGGATCAAACGATTGCGGCCGTTCATGCAACGGAAAAAATGCTCAATCAGATCCTGCAACCATGGCAAACCTAA
- the hslU gene encoding ATP-dependent protease ATPase subunit HslU encodes MTDHPKDQDLISSAEEELSPREIVTKLDEHIIGQKNAKKAVAIALRNRTRRKKLDPEMREEIYPKNIIMIGPTGVGKTEIARRLSKLCGAPFLKVEATKYTEVGYVGRDVESMIRDLAVISMNLVKQEFRTKVEETAKQKAEEALLDILLPFPGENKHGGQGMGFAASSPLADEEERKTHFLETREFMRKKLKTGKLDDQEVELDLPNPSASQIPMLQVFGAGNLDDLDNQLQNVLGDMLPKKNKKRKLKIQEALKALEESEAEKLLDPDKVQREALRRVEEMGIIFLDEIDKIAGREGKSGADVSREGVQRDLLPIVEGATVNTKIGPVKTDHILFIAAGAFHMTKPSDLIPELQGRFPIRVELEKLSREDFEKILTAPRSSLTRQYEALLSTDGIHLEFSPDGIQEIARIAYDMNEKHENIGARRLNTILERLLEEVSFEGPDLPENQRKVKIDGKYVADRLQGVIQDKDLSQYIL; translated from the coding sequence ATGACAGATCATCCAAAAGACCAAGACCTCATATCGTCCGCCGAAGAGGAACTTTCTCCTCGGGAAATCGTAACCAAGTTGGACGAACATATCATCGGCCAAAAGAACGCGAAGAAGGCGGTCGCCATCGCTCTCAGAAACAGAACCAGACGTAAAAAACTGGATCCGGAAATGAGAGAGGAGATTTATCCGAAAAACATCATCATGATCGGACCGACCGGAGTGGGAAAAACGGAAATCGCAAGAAGACTTTCCAAACTCTGCGGAGCGCCCTTTTTAAAAGTGGAAGCTACGAAATATACCGAGGTCGGCTATGTCGGAAGAGATGTGGAATCCATGATCCGGGATCTCGCCGTAATCTCCATGAATCTGGTAAAACAAGAATTTAGAACCAAGGTGGAAGAAACCGCAAAACAAAAAGCGGAAGAGGCGCTTCTTGACATTCTTCTTCCGTTTCCCGGTGAAAACAAACACGGCGGACAAGGAATGGGCTTTGCCGCCTCATCACCGTTAGCCGATGAAGAGGAAAGAAAAACTCATTTTCTCGAAACCAGAGAATTTATGAGAAAGAAATTAAAAACCGGAAAACTGGACGATCAAGAAGTGGAACTCGATCTTCCGAATCCGAGCGCTTCCCAAATTCCGATGCTTCAGGTGTTCGGAGCCGGCAACTTGGACGATCTGGACAATCAACTGCAAAACGTTTTGGGAGATATGCTCCCGAAAAAGAATAAAAAAAGAAAACTCAAAATTCAGGAAGCGTTGAAGGCCTTGGAAGAATCCGAAGCTGAAAAACTTTTAGATCCCGACAAGGTGCAAAGAGAAGCGCTCCGCAGAGTGGAAGAGATGGGAATCATCTTTCTGGACGAAATCGATAAGATCGCGGGAAGGGAAGGAAAAAGCGGAGCCGACGTTTCGAGAGAAGGGGTTCAAAGAGATCTTCTTCCCATCGTCGAAGGTGCGACGGTAAACACAAAGATCGGTCCTGTCAAAACCGATCATATTCTTTTTATCGCGGCGGGCGCGTTTCATATGACAAAACCTTCGGATTTGATTCCGGAGTTGCAGGGAAGATTTCCGATCCGAGTCGAACTGGAAAAACTTTCCAGAGAAGACTTTGAAAAAATTCTCACGGCGCCTCGTTCTTCTTTGACAAGACAGTATGAAGCTTTGCTTTCCACGGACGGGATTCATTTGGAATTCTCGCCCGATGGAATTCAGGAAATCGCAAGAATCGCCTACGACATGAACGAAAAACACGAGAACATCGGAGCCAGAAGACTCAACACGATTTTGGAACGTCTTCTCGAAGAAGTTAGTTTCGAAGGCCCGGATCTTCCGGAAAATCAGAGAAAGGTAAAGATCGACGGTAAATACGTCGCCGATCGTTTGCAAGGTGTGATTCAGGATAAGGATCTGAGTCAGTATATTCTTTAA